One stretch of Deinobacterium chartae DNA includes these proteins:
- a CDS encoding isoaspartyl peptidase/L-asparaginase family protein, with protein MPDPGGRWAIMVHGGAKKVAPEQAQAHRDGVLRALEAGRQVLARGGSALDAVEFAVRALEADPVFNAGLGSALTARGEVEMDAAVMDGWDLNLGAVAAVQGVRHPVSVARALLPDPAVLLVAEGARTFAAEQGLELCDPSELIPPGARPPHAAHDTVGCVALDASGHVASATSTGGLSGTRPGRVGDSPLPGCGLYADDTVGAVALSGDGELIARTMLAARVMGFLPRETPQEALAQALELMRTRVGGEAGGIVLNPDGELGWAHTSEHFPVAYITADMDAPRAFLGRQETP; from the coding sequence ATGCCTGATCCGGGCGGACGCTGGGCGATCATGGTGCACGGCGGTGCCAAGAAGGTCGCTCCCGAGCAGGCACAGGCGCACCGCGACGGTGTGCTCAGGGCCCTCGAGGCCGGGCGTCAGGTGCTCGCGCGCGGCGGGAGCGCCCTGGACGCGGTGGAGTTCGCGGTGCGCGCCCTCGAGGCCGACCCGGTGTTCAACGCCGGGCTGGGCTCGGCCCTGACCGCGCGCGGCGAGGTGGAAATGGACGCCGCCGTGATGGACGGCTGGGACCTGAACCTGGGAGCCGTTGCGGCGGTGCAGGGCGTGCGCCATCCGGTGTCGGTCGCCCGCGCCCTGTTGCCCGATCCGGCGGTGCTGCTGGTCGCCGAGGGCGCGCGCACCTTCGCAGCCGAGCAAGGCCTCGAGCTGTGCGACCCCTCCGAACTCATTCCGCCCGGCGCGCGCCCGCCGCACGCCGCACACGACACGGTCGGCTGCGTGGCCCTCGACGCGTCCGGGCACGTGGCCTCGGCGACCTCTACCGGCGGGCTCAGCGGCACCCGGCCCGGCCGGGTCGGGGATTCCCCGCTGCCCGGCTGCGGCCTGTACGCAGACGACACGGTCGGCGCGGTCGCCCTCTCGGGCGACGGCGAGCTCATCGCCCGCACCATGCTGGCCGCCCGCGTCATGGGCTTCTTGCCGCGGGAAACGCCGCAAGAAGCGCTGGCACAGGCCCTCGAGCTGATGCGCACCCGCGTGGGCGGCGAGGCGGGCGGCATCGTGCTGAATCCGGACGGTGAGCTGGGCTGGGCCCACACCAGCGAGCACTTCCCGGTCGCGTACATCACGGCGGACATGGACGCCCCGCGCGCCTTCCTCGGGCGCCAGGAAACGCCCTGA